A single genomic interval of Cyanobacteria bacterium GSL.Bin1 harbors:
- the rpsE gene encoding 30S ribosomal protein S5, protein MAKRNQSKKEDSQFQERVIQIRRVSKVVKGGKKLSFRAIVVVGNDRGQVGVGVGKAGDVIGAVRKGVADAKKQLVDVPITKSNSIPHRANGFAGGAKVMVRPAAPGTGVIAGGAVRTVLELSGVKNILAKQLGSSNPLNNARAAIDALASLRTFKEVANERSVPLEQIFS, encoded by the coding sequence ATGGCAAAACGAAACCAAAGCAAAAAGGAAGACAGCCAGTTTCAAGAGCGCGTGATTCAGATTCGACGCGTGAGTAAAGTGGTTAAAGGCGGTAAAAAACTGAGCTTCCGCGCGATCGTGGTTGTTGGCAATGATCGCGGTCAAGTGGGAGTCGGTGTTGGCAAAGCCGGTGATGTGATTGGTGCGGTACGCAAAGGCGTTGCCGATGCCAAAAAACAACTGGTTGATGTTCCGATCACTAAGAGTAATTCCATTCCCCACCGGGCTAATGGTTTTGCTGGCGGAGCAAAAGTGATGGTTCGTCCCGCAGCACCCGGTACGGGTGTAATTGCTGGGGGCGCGGTGCGGACGGTTCTCGAACTGTCTGGGGTCAAAAATATTCTGGCTAAGCAGTTGGGTTCTTCCAATCCCCTAAACAATGCCAGAGCCGCGATCGATGCCTTAGCGTCCTTACGCACCTTCAAAGAGGTAGCCAACGAGCGGAGTGTGCCTCTAGAACAAATTTTCTCCTAG